A single Phytohabitans houttuyneae DNA region contains:
- a CDS encoding LacI family DNA-binding transcriptional regulator: MSHAESGEVVADREDPRGDAARPVTIAYIAESAGVSIPTVSKVINGRNGVSPDTRAKVEALISRYGYRRPPPSTRSNMMELVFDQLEHMWGVEIIRGVERVAREQRVGVVLTEFGPQRSAIHYWIDDTLARRPDCVVSVAQLSDEQRDQLRARGIPFVVFDPTVELPDGVPFVGATNWSGGRSATRHLVQLGHRRIAMIAGPDRVLCCRARLDGYRAAMEAAGLPVDTDLIVRTDLNTGSGRAAALELLDRPQRPTAIFASNDLQALGVYQAARERGLRIPADLSVVGFDDLPLAALVDPPLTTVHQPLTEMAVAATELALALGRGEKTPQVGLELATTLAVRSSTAPPPAR; the protein is encoded by the coding sequence TTGTCACATGCCGAGTCGGGTGAGGTCGTGGCCGACCGGGAGGACCCGCGCGGCGACGCAGCCCGGCCCGTGACGATCGCCTACATCGCCGAGAGCGCCGGCGTCTCCATCCCGACGGTGTCGAAGGTCATCAACGGGCGCAACGGCGTCTCTCCGGACACCCGCGCCAAGGTCGAGGCGCTGATCAGCCGGTACGGGTACCGCCGGCCGCCGCCGTCCACCCGCAGCAACATGATGGAGCTCGTCTTCGACCAGCTCGAGCACATGTGGGGCGTCGAGATCATCCGGGGTGTGGAGCGGGTGGCCCGGGAGCAGCGGGTGGGCGTGGTGCTGACCGAGTTCGGCCCGCAGCGCAGCGCGATCCACTACTGGATCGACGACACCCTCGCCCGCCGGCCGGACTGCGTCGTCTCCGTCGCGCAGCTCTCCGACGAGCAGCGCGACCAGCTGCGCGCGCGGGGCATCCCGTTCGTGGTCTTCGACCCGACCGTCGAGCTGCCCGACGGCGTTCCCTTCGTCGGCGCGACGAACTGGTCCGGAGGCCGCTCGGCCACCCGCCACCTGGTCCAGCTGGGGCACCGCCGCATCGCGATGATCGCCGGTCCCGACCGGGTCCTGTGCTGCCGCGCCCGGCTGGACGGGTACCGCGCCGCCATGGAAGCGGCCGGCCTGCCCGTCGACACCGACCTCATCGTGCGTACCGACCTTAATACCGGGTCCGGCCGCGCCGCCGCGCTGGAGCTGCTCGACCGCCCGCAGCGGCCGACCGCGATCTTCGCCAGCAACGACCTGCAGGCCCTCGGCGTGTACCAGGCCGCGCGCGAGCGTGGTCTGCGGATCCCGGCCGATCTGAGCGTGGTCGGCTTCGACGACCTGCCGCTCGCCGCCCTTGTCGATCCGCCGCTGACCACCGTCCACCAGCCGCTGACCGAGATGGCGGTGGCGGCCACCGAGCTCGCGCTCGCCCTCGGCCGCGGGGAGAAGACGCCGCAGGTCGGCCTCGAGCTCGCGACCACCCTCGCGGTCCGAAGCAGCACCGCACCGCCGCCGGCCAGGTGA
- a CDS encoding VOC family protein — MIGRLKTVVLDAPDIAGLSAFYAGLAGWTQRYADDEWITMTTDDGWRIGFQAAPDHVPPTWPDPARPQQAHLDLRVPDLEVGTARAVGLGATLLRKNESWHTLADPAGHPFDLCLNADDPKTTLMGVMIDCPDAKELSGFYAELLGKPITYEGDGMAMIGADGEHPVLFQQVSSYQAPRWPDPAYPQQFHLDVVVDDVEPADEATLALGATRLPGEGENWRVYADPAGKPFCLVWDVE, encoded by the coding sequence ATGATTGGCCGACTCAAGACGGTCGTGCTCGACGCGCCGGACATCGCCGGACTCTCGGCGTTCTACGCCGGGCTCGCGGGATGGACGCAGCGGTACGCCGACGACGAGTGGATCACGATGACCACCGACGACGGCTGGCGGATCGGCTTTCAGGCCGCCCCGGACCACGTGCCGCCGACCTGGCCCGATCCGGCCCGGCCGCAGCAGGCCCACCTCGACCTGCGGGTGCCCGACCTGGAGGTGGGCACAGCGCGGGCGGTCGGGCTCGGCGCGACCCTGCTCAGAAAGAACGAGAGCTGGCACACGCTTGCCGACCCGGCCGGGCACCCGTTCGACCTGTGCCTGAACGCGGACGATCCGAAGACCACGCTGATGGGCGTCATGATCGACTGCCCGGACGCCAAGGAGCTGAGCGGCTTCTACGCCGAGCTGCTCGGCAAGCCGATCACGTACGAGGGCGACGGCATGGCGATGATCGGCGCGGACGGCGAGCATCCGGTGCTCTTCCAGCAGGTGTCGTCGTACCAGGCGCCGAGGTGGCCGGACCCCGCGTACCCGCAGCAGTTCCACCTCGACGTCGTCGTGGACGACGTCGAGCCGGCGGACGAGGCAACCCTGGCCCTCGGCGCCACCCGGTTGCCGGGTGAAGGGGAAAACTGGCGGGTCTACGCCGATCCGGCCGGCAAGCCCTTCTGCCTGGTGTGGGACGTCGAGTAG